The following nucleotide sequence is from Deltaproteobacteria bacterium.
CGCTTCTTGTCCGCCTTGGTCGAGAAGCCGCCGCTGAGGTCGACGTAGTCGTTGCGCGAATAGTGCTCGGACCAGCGGTGCGAGGTGGCGTTCTGCACCTCGCCGATCACGGTGACTTCCTGGGACTGCTTTGGAACGAGCAGACGATCTCCCGGCCGGAGCACGATGTCGGATGGACCGCCGGGAGAACCTCCGGCGATGGCCTCGACGTCGATCACCAAACGGCCCACCGCGGCGGTGCTCTCGAGCTGCGCGAGCAGCGACTCTGCAACGGAGATCGCCGGCGGCGTCTGCGCGCCACCTTGGAGGGCGAGCATCGCGAGGTCGCGCCGCAGACGCTGCGCGAGTACGTCGAGCTGCTGCTGCTCGCGCTCGCGCAGGTCTTCGCGCATGAAGATTGCGCCCTCGGGGAATGCGAGCTCGGTGAGTCCCCCCGCACGCTGGAGCACGGAGTGGAGGGTCTCTCCTCGGCGAAGCGGGTAATCGCCAGGGAAGCGCACCTCGCCCACCAGCGTGACGGACTCGTCCTCTCGCCACTCCGGGAGCTCTTGGATGGTGAGGGTGTCGTACGGAGCGAGCTCACTGTCCGCGGAATCGTCGCCCCGAATGACTGCGGCGAGGTCGATCTTCACGAGCTCGGCCTTGCGAAACTCGCCGTCTAAAACCTGCTGGCGTGTGAGCTCTGCGCTCCCGCCGTATGCGGCGTCTTCGAGGCTGCCGCCTGCGCGCAGCAGGTCGCTCACGCGCATGCCCGGCTCGAGCGGATACTGGCCCGGCGCCCGCACACGCCCGGCGATGCTCACAACTTGCAGCGGCGCGTCGTGGGTCGCCTGAGAGCGCAGCTCGCGCACGATCGCCGAGACGGCCCGGTCGCGGCCCGACTGCAAATCGAACACGGTGAGCTGATCGCGTGGCTCCAACTCGACATCGTTCTCAGAGCCCCGGTTCGCGAGGGCAGCCGCGAGATCCGCAGAGAGCGCGATGAGCCGTCGGTCTGGCGGCAGCTCGCGTCGAATGAGCACGTAATGCGTGTCCGCCTTCGGGCGCAGGTCGGCGAACGAGAGCACGTCGCTGATGCGAAGCCCGGGGCGATGTTCGTGCGCGCCGGGCCGCAGTACGTGGCCGTCGACGAGCACCGCGCCCTCGAGCGTGTCGCGGATCGGGTTCACGCGTAGGCGGTCGCCGTTGCGGAGTTTCAGTGCGCGCGCTTCGGGCGA
It contains:
- a CDS encoding SLBB domain-containing protein, whose translation is LYEIRPGSTLADLVQLAGGLAPRADAREARLERINERGERVVVNVALGSPEARALKLRNGDRLRVNPIRDTLEGAVLVDGHVLRPGAHEHRPGLRISDVLSFADLRPKADTHYVLIRRELPPDRRLIALSADLAAALANRGSENDVELEPRDQLTVFDLQSGRDRAVSAIVRELRSQATHDAPLQVVSIAGRVRAPGQYPLEPGMRVSDLLRAGGSLEDAAYGGSAELTRQQVLDGEFRKAELVKIDLAAVIRGDDSADSELAPYDTLTIQELPEWREDESVTLVGEVRFPGDYPLRRGETLHSVLQRAGGLTELAFPEGAIFMREDLREREQQQLDVLAQRLRRDLAMLALQGGAQTPPAISVAESLLAQLESTAAVGRLVIDVEAIAGGSPGGPSDIVLRPGDRLLVPKQSQEVTVIGEVQNATSHRWSEHYSRNDYVDLSGGFSTKADKKR